The Mangifera indica cultivar Alphonso unplaced genomic scaffold, CATAS_Mindica_2.1 Un_0049, whole genome shotgun sequence genome window below encodes:
- the LOC123206772 gene encoding uncharacterized protein LOC123206772: MFEERPHGHGGAPHGLILAVVVSIVVLVPFLFGDSGEAVTEFIAELLSPVGLLLLPIVLLLTIQFLSSDRGSFVSSLFSTGEPDSIHRVSGSPVGVALFLVLILFLLYNRVSIFGGDDDSGE; the protein is encoded by the coding sequence ATGTTTGAAGAGAGGCCACACGGTCATGGTGGAGCTCCTCACGGCCTGATACTGGCGGTGGTGGTGAGCATAGTGGTGCTGGTTCCGTTTCTGTTCGGTGACTCAGGCGAGGCCGTGACCGAGTTCATTGCCGAGCTCTTGAGCCCAGTGGGGCTTTTGCTCTTGCCTATTGTTCTCCTACTCACCATACAGTTTCTGTCTTCCGATCGTGGCTCATTTGTGTCCAGCTTGTTCTCCACCGGCGAGCCAGACTCCATTCACAGGGTTAGTGGGTCGCCTGTCGGTGTGGCGCTTTTCCTCgtgttgattttgtttttgctttacAATCGTGTATCGATCTTTGGCGGTGATGATGATTCTGGTGAATGA